Proteins encoded by one window of Lathyrus oleraceus cultivar Zhongwan6 chromosome 1, CAAS_Psat_ZW6_1.0, whole genome shotgun sequence:
- the LOC127075835 gene encoding coatomer subunit zeta-1, with product MSPSALELCPSVKNIILLDSDGKRVAVKYFTDDWPTNSAKETFEKFVFTKTQKTNARTEAEIAIFENNIVVYKFVQDLHFFVTGSDQENELILSSVLQAFFDSVGILLRGNVDKKAALENLDVILLCIDEIIDGGILLETDPNVIAGKAASNSIDSGAALSEQTLGQAFASAREHLTRSFLK from the exons ATGTCTCCTTCCGCACTT GAGCTCTGCCCTTCTGTAAAGAATATCATTCTTCTGGATTCTGATGGGAAACGTGTGGCGGTTAAATATTTCACAGATGATTGGCCAACTAATAGCGCAAAGGAAACTTTTGAGAAGTTTGTATTCACCAAGACTCAGAAGACCAATGCTCGCACAGAAG CGGAGATAGCAATATTTGAAAATAACATTGTTGTTTACAAGTTTGTCCAAGATCTTCACTTCTTTGTTACCGGGAGTGACCAAGAAAATGAGCTTATCTTATCCTCAGTTCTGCAAGCATTTTTTGATTCTGTTGGCATCCTGCTCAG GGGCAATGTGGACAAGAAGGCAGCACTTGAGAACTTGGATGTCATTCTGTTGTGCATTGATGAAATTATTGACGGCGG TATTCTTCTTGAAACTGATCCAAATGTTATAGCTGGGAAAGCTGCAAGTAATAGTATAGATTCTGGAGCTGCTTTGTCTGAACAG ACACTAGGTCAAGCATTTGCCTCAGCTAGGGAACATCTTACAAGATCCTTTCTTAAATGA